In Aegilops tauschii subsp. strangulata cultivar AL8/78 chromosome 3, Aet v6.0, whole genome shotgun sequence, one genomic interval encodes:
- the LOC109783896 gene encoding uncharacterized protein, producing the protein MWGGETLDDFAGKISSMAASYAGLGSDLGDAAMVNKLLDCVSDRLYAAVAGMEQFCDLSTLLFEDALGRLKAFEERLRRRGQAGGERADGQLMYTAAQWRARERRRGGPHDDDDGARSEASGFGGNRKGRCYKCGERGHFKRDCP; encoded by the coding sequence ATGTGGGGCGGCGAGACGCTGGATGACTTCGCTGGCAAAATCAGCAGCATGGCGGCGAGCTACGCCGGGCTCGGATCGGATCTGGGGGACGCGGCGATGGTGAATAAGCTGCTGGACTGCGTTTCGGATCGCTTGTACGCGGCGGTCGCCGGGATGGAGCAGTTCTGCGACCTATCGACGCTGCTCTTCGAGGACGCGCTCGGGCGCCTGAAGGCGTTCGAGGAGCGACTGCGTCGTCGTGGACAGGCAGGCGGCGAGCGCGCGGACGGGCAGCTGATGTACACGGCAGCGCAGTGGCGAGCGCGGGAGCGGCGCCGAGGCGGTCCtcacgacgacgacgacggcgcgCGCAGCGAGGCGTCAGGCTTCGGCGGCAACAGAAAGGGTCGGTGCTACAAGTGCGGTGAGCGGGGGCACTTCAAACGTGACTGCCCGTAG